DNA from Acidobacteriota bacterium:
GGACAGCCACAACGCCGGCGGCACGCCGGACGAGGACAACTACCACAGCAAGGTCGGCAGGCGGGACGGCACGCCGCAGCTTCGCGGCTCCGTGCCGCTCGACGAACCGAACCCGGACGGCTCCCCCGCCTACGCCCAGACCTACTTCCAGATGTGGGGCGCCTCCGGCCTGACCGGAGTCTGGGCCGAGCAGAACACGCGCGACTCGATCTACGACGCGTTCCGGCGCAAGGAGACGTTCGCGACGACCGGGCCGCGGATCCAGGTGCGGTTCTTCGGCGGCTACGACTTCGACGCGGGACTCGCCGACGACCCCGACCTGATCGCCAGGGCCTACGAGCAGGGCGTCGCGATGGGCGGCGAGCTCCTGGCGGACGGCAAGCGAGCGCCGAAACTGCTGTTGTGGGCCGCGGGCGACCCGGAGGGCGCCGGCCTGCAGCGGCTCCAGGTCGTCAAGGGCTGGGTCGACGGCGGCGAGGCGCACGAAACCGTCATCGACGTCGCCTGCTCCGACGGCGGCACGCCGTCGGGCGACCCGGCGCGCTGCCCCGACAACGGCGCCACCGTCGACCTGTCCGACTGCAGCATTTCCGAGGACCTCGGCGCCGCCGAGCTCCACGCCGTGTTCGAGGACCCGGGGTTCGATCCCGGCCAGCGGGCGGTCTACTACCTGCGGGTGCTCGAGAACCCGACCTGCCGCTGGTCGACCTGGGACGCGATCCGCGCGGGCGTCGAGCCACGGCCCGGCCTGCCGCCAACGATCCAGGAACGCGCCTGGTCGTCGCCGATCTGGTACCGGCCATGAGATCGGCCTCTCTCATCGTTGCCCTTGCCCTGGCGCTGCCGGCCTGCCAGTCCGCCACCGAGCCTGCGACCTCCAGCCTCGTAGCCGACACACCCACTCGCGCCCAGTCCGCCGACGGCCAGTGGATCTCGTGGCGCGAGCACATCATCGACGACGTCGCGACCTCCGGCGTGCCCATCCGCGGCGGCGACGGACTCGAGATGGCGGACCTGGACGGCGACGGCCACCTCGACATCGTCTCGGTCCACGAGTCGGACACCGAGTACGGCAACGTCGGCCAGGGCCACGTCCGCCTGGCCTTCGGCGGCCCCGATCCGGACACCTGGAACCTGGCCACCCTCGCCGAAGGGGACGAAGCCGCGGCCGCCGAGGACGTCGCGATCGCCGACTTCGATGGTGACGGCGATCTCGATGTCGTCGCCGCCTGCGAGCTGGCCCATCTCATCTACTTCGAGAACCCCGGCACGGCCAGCGAGGAGGCGACCGCCGCCCTCCGTAGCGGCGACTGGCCGCGGGTGATTCCGGCAGTCACGAAGGACCGCGGCTCCTACATCCGCGTGTTCGCCGGCGACCTCGACGGCGACGGCCGACCCGAGGTCGTCGCCCCGAACAAGGGCGCGCAGAACCCGGATCGGCGGACCACGGAGAAGCACGCGATCTCCTGGTTCGACACGACCGCCGACGCGATCTCCGGCGACTGGGTCGAGCACGAGATCGTCCGGGTGATCTGGCCGATCAACTCGCAGACGGTCGATCTCGACGGCGACGGCGACACGGACATCGTCGGCGGCTCGACCGGCGAGGGTCGCATCTTCTGGTTCGAGAACCGCAGCGCCGGCGACGGCGGCGTCGACCTCGTCGAGCATTCGATCAACATCGACGGCACGACGACCGCCGAGGACACTTCCCGGCCGCCGAACGCGCCGTCTACCGGTGCCCTGCTCAACGGCTTCAACATGGCCTTCGTCGACCTGTCCGGCGACGGCCTACTGGACCTGGCGACGGTCGAGTTCGGCGGCGTGCTGGTCTGGCTGGAGCGACCCGCGGATCCGGCCGACTCCTGGCGGCTGCGGCCGATCGGCCGCCTCACGCCCGACAACCTCGTCGGCTTCGCCTTCGCCGACATCGACGGCGACGGCGACCTCGACACCATGTCCGGCGCCTACAGCCGCAGCGGCCGGGCGGAGGACGGCGAGGTCGAGCCCGACACGCCGCTCGGGCGGCTCGCCTGGTTCGAGAACCCGGGCGACATCGACGGCGAGTGGACCCGGCACGACATCTCACGCCGCAAGCGCGGCATGTTCGACAGCTTCGTCGCCCGCGACCTGGACGGCGACGGCGACATCGACTTCGCCGGCACCCGGGGCAACACAGCCGAGTTCGACGGCGTCTACTGGCTCGAGCAGGTTCGCAGCGACGAACCGGTCGCCGCTTTCGACCAGGCGCGGGAGGTCGAAAGCGAGCAGATGCCGCTACCGTAAACGCCGAGTGCGCTTGAGCGAAGGCACCACAAACGGCGACGAGCACGTGTCGACCGAGGTCGAAGCGACGGCAACAGATCTCGCCATCGACCTGATCGGCTACGCCTCGACGACCGATCTCGAGCAGCGCCTCGACGCGCGTCACCGGCCTTCCACGCTGAGCCCGGAGGCCCGCACCCTGATCGTCCTCGGCAAGCGCACCCTCCGCGGCGTGCTCTGGGCGAAACACCTGCCCAGCAAGCAGCTCGCCGGTGGCCGCACCCTCCGCGCCCTGGAGTTCGCCGCCGAGCGGATCGCCTTCGACCTCGAACGTCG
Protein-coding regions in this window:
- a CDS encoding VCBS repeat-containing protein, yielding MRSASLIVALALALPACQSATEPATSSLVADTPTRAQSADGQWISWREHIIDDVATSGVPIRGGDGLEMADLDGDGHLDIVSVHESDTEYGNVGQGHVRLAFGGPDPDTWNLATLAEGDEAAAAEDVAIADFDGDGDLDVVAACELAHLIYFENPGTASEEATAALRSGDWPRVIPAVTKDRGSYIRVFAGDLDGDGRPEVVAPNKGAQNPDRRTTEKHAISWFDTTADAISGDWVEHEIVRVIWPINSQTVDLDGDGDTDIVGGSTGEGRIFWFENRSAGDGGVDLVEHSINIDGTTTAEDTSRPPNAPSTGALLNGFNMAFVDLSGDGLLDLATVEFGGVLVWLERPADPADSWRLRPIGRLTPDNLVGFAFADIDGDGDLDTMSGAYSRSGRAEDGEVEPDTPLGRLAWFENPGDIDGEWTRHDISRRKRGMFDSFVARDLDGDGDIDFAGTRGNTAEFDGVYWLEQVRSDEPVAAFDQAREVESEQMPLP